The Prosthecobacter sp. SYSU 5D2 genome has a window encoding:
- a CDS encoding NAD(P)/FAD-dependent oxidoreductase, whose translation MKIASKPFRVGIVGAGPAGATLACLLAKEGVDAVFFDDGRRPEMVVGESLIPRLVTVFRRLGIEDEVAKLGTYKPGVTWIFDENDALELSFTAMRGVLPTYAYNVHRRPFDDLIHQTAVDAGARFIPCNVKLEVGVTERGEKVPRLSAETLALVPDWNGKQPDLLVDASGRRRLFAKLLGIKAAIGDRKDVSHFAHYENCTMPVPSGQTVITRLKHGWSWRIPLLHALSIGVVFDKDHAKLYGSTPEEQLEAVIDQNKPLADACPNRKRITPVTTYANYQLISDQGHGDGWVCVGDSFGFVDPMLSPGLAMAMTSAEMLADAILQNRPDDWERAFAAYLDWFRDMLCAWQELVDMFYGGHIFALQRTGTRMHQMFPGKIGMMMQRHFEKNISGMAGGGLTNHPYSRRLLRFMSRYAIYGEEPADYAVV comes from the coding sequence ATGAAGATTGCTTCAAAACCTTTTCGTGTTGGGATTGTCGGTGCCGGTCCTGCCGGGGCGACTCTGGCCTGTTTGCTGGCCAAAGAAGGCGTGGACGCTGTTTTCTTTGATGATGGCAGGCGCCCGGAGATGGTCGTGGGGGAATCACTGATTCCACGCCTGGTGACAGTTTTCCGCCGCCTGGGCATTGAGGATGAGGTGGCGAAGCTGGGCACCTACAAGCCGGGGGTGACCTGGATCTTTGATGAAAATGATGCACTGGAGCTGTCCTTCACCGCTATGCGCGGGGTGCTGCCCACCTATGCCTACAATGTGCACCGGCGGCCTTTTGACGACCTCATTCACCAGACGGCGGTGGATGCAGGCGCGCGTTTCATTCCCTGCAATGTGAAGCTGGAGGTGGGTGTGACGGAGCGCGGTGAAAAGGTGCCGCGCCTGAGCGCGGAGACCCTGGCTCTGGTGCCTGACTGGAATGGAAAACAGCCGGACCTGCTGGTGGATGCGAGCGGCCGCCGCCGCCTGTTTGCGAAGCTGCTGGGGATCAAGGCGGCCATCGGAGACCGCAAGGATGTCTCCCACTTTGCCCATTATGAAAACTGCACGATGCCTGTGCCATCTGGGCAGACGGTGATCACCCGCCTGAAGCACGGCTGGTCCTGGCGCATCCCGCTGCTGCATGCGCTGAGCATCGGCGTGGTTTTTGACAAGGATCACGCCAAGCTTTACGGCAGCACGCCGGAGGAGCAGCTTGAGGCGGTGATTGACCAGAACAAGCCACTGGCGGATGCCTGCCCGAACCGCAAGCGCATCACCCCGGTGACGACCTATGCGAATTACCAGCTTATTTCCGACCAGGGTCATGGCGACGGGTGGGTGTGCGTGGGAGATTCGTTTGGTTTTGTGGACCCGATGCTTTCCCCAGGTCTTGCGATGGCCATGACCTCTGCCGAAATGCTTGCCGATGCCATTTTGCAAAACCGGCCGGATGACTGGGAGCGGGCATTTGCGGCCTACCTGGACTGGTTTCGCGACATGCTGTGCGCCTGGCAGGAGCTGGTGGACATGTTTTATGGCGGGCACATATTTGCTCTGCAACGCACAGGCACCCGGATGCACCAGATGTTCCCGGGCAAGATCGGGATGATGATGCAGCGGCACTTTGAGAAAAA